Genomic DNA from Pigmentiphaga litoralis:
TCGGAATTCGTGGTGATCATCGCGTTGATGGGCGCCGGCTTGAAACTGGACCGCATCTTCAGCTTCCGCACTTGGGGCGTGACGTGGCGGCTGATCGCCATCACCATGCCATTGAGCATCGCCGCGATCACGCTGATTGCCGGTTGGGGAATGGGCCTGACGTGGACCGCCGCCCTGCTGCTGGGCGCCACCCTTGCTCCCACCGATCCCGTGCTGGCCGCCGACGTCCAGGTCGGGCCGCCCAAATCCGGCGATGAAGACAAGGTCCGTTTCGGCCTGACGTCGGAAGCGGGCATGAACGATGGCTTTGCCTTCCCCTTCGTTCACCTGGCCATCGTGCTCTCGCTGGCCGCCACGACCGGCGAACCCTGGCTTGCCAAATGGCTGACGTACAACGTGCTGTGGGAAATCGGGGCAGGCGTCGTCGGCGGCTACCTGATCGGACGCCTGTTCGGCTGGCTGACATTCCACGTGCCGGCCAAGACCAAACTGGTCAAGACCGGCGACGGACTGATCGCGGTATCGGCCACCTTCGTCTCGTACGGCCTGACGGAATTGATTCACTGCTACGGCTTTCTGGCCGTGTTCGTTACCGCGCTAACCTTTCGCCACGCCCATCGCGATCACGAATTCCAGCTGGAGATGCACGCGCTGACCGAACAGGTCGAACGCATCGCGATGATGATCCTGCTGATCCTGTTCGGTGGCGCGCTAGTCAGCGGCCTGCTGTCAGCGTTGAAGTGGACCGACGTGGTCGCGGTGATCGTCATCCTGTTGATCGTGCGTCCGGTGGCTGGCCTGATCGGGCTGATCGGACACAAGGCCGACTGGCAGGAACGGCTGACGCTGTCCTTCTTCGGGATCCGCGGCGTCGGCTCGATCTACTACCTGGCCTATGGCCTGAACCACATGGAGAACGTGCAGGACGCCGAACGCCTGTGGTCCATTGTGGGCCTGGTGATCCTGGTGTCGATCCTGATGCACGGTATTACCGTCACGCCAGTGATGCGCAACTTCGATCGCAGCCAAGGCCGCGATCCGGATGCAGAGGAAGCCACGCCGCCGCCGGGTCTGCAGGGGAAGGCGTCCGGCTCGAAGACTTGAGCGCGCATCACCGTTGAGGGGTCGGCCGGCCCTGGTGTGAGCAAGATAGTGGTCCGTGATCAAGGGCCGCCGCAGCACGACGCTGACGGTCGAACCGGTGCTACGCCTGACGTCGCGGTCGATGGCGCGAGATACGGTGCGCGCAGGCGCGGGCGTCGCGCGACTGCCGATCTCGTTGGTAGGGAACTAGGCGGCCTATCTGGCTCGGAATTGAGGGCGGCCCGAGTTCAAGCCGCCCCCCCAGGCCTCAAGGAATCAGCTTCTGCGCACGCAGCCGCTCGAACAGTTCAAAGAACGACGCATCGGTCGCCTGATACGCCGTGAACCCCAGGCGGCGGCTGTTGGCCATGTCGGTCATGACTTCCAGCGGACGGCCCAGGTCCAGGTCGGTGTGCCAGGCGGACGCGAGCCGATCCAGGTCGGGCTCGGCCAGGCCGTGGCGGGTCGCAATGTCGCGCCACAGGGGCGCGTCCTGCGCCATGGCCGTCTCCAGGGGCTGGATCTGCCCGTTGTAGCCGGCGGGCTCGACGCCGAACCACTCGGCCAGTTTCGGCCACAGCCAGCTCCAGCGGAACACGTCGCCGTTGACGATGTTGAAGGCCTCGTTCTTGGCGGCATCGGTGTCGGCGGCCCACACCAGCTGCTTGGCCAGCATGCGGGCGTCAGTCACGTCGGACAGACCCTTCCACTGCGCTTCGGATCCGGGGAACTGGAAGGGGCGGCCCGTTTCCTTGCAGATCGTGGCGTACACGGCCAGCGTCGTGCCCATGTTCATGGCATTGCCGACGGCCTGGCCGATGATTGAGTGCGGGCGATGCACGCTCCAGGTGAAGCGATCGCGCTCGGCGGCGGCGTAGACCTCATCTTCCTGCGCGTAGTAGAAGTTTTCCAGCGGCAGGCGCGGCTGGCTTTCGCGCAGGGGCGTGTCCGGCAGCGTACCGGATTTGGCATAGGCTTCGAAGGGGCCAAGGTAGTGCTTCAGGCCCGTGACCAGAGCCACATGGCGCACGCTTTTCCTGGCCGACAGGGCGTCCAGCAGGTTGCGCACCAGCGCGGCATTGACGCGTATGTTCTCGGCTTCAGTGTCCTGCCGCATCCACGTGGTGATGAAGACGTGGGTTGGCGCAACGTCGGCCAGCGCCGTGCTCAAGGCCTGCGGGTCCAGCAGGTCGGCGGCGACGTGCTGTACGTCGGGCAGATCACGGGGCGGCCGGCGCGACAGGCCGATCACATTCCAACCCTTGGCGAGCAGTTCGCGCGCAACATGGTTGCCGCCTATTCCTGTCACCCCTACAACCAGAGCGGTTCGTTGCATGCTGTCTTCCTTTCAATCAAATTAATGCAATGGTGTGGTGCAGCATTCTGCGTGCCTGCCCGTAAGCATCGGCGCAAGATCAATGCGACGAGACGAAGGTTGCGTCGTCGAACGCCGCGGGCAACGCAAAGCTCTGCCGCAGCCGGTTGGCCTCGGCCGCGGGCGTCAAGCCGAACAGCCGTTTGAATTCGCGGCTGAACTGCGACGGGCTGGTGTAACCCACGGCATGACTCGCGGCTTCGGCGGTCAGGTCCTGGCGCACCATCAACAGGCGCGCCTGGTGCAAGCGTGTCGACTTTACATACTGCATGGGCGAAACCTGGGTGATGGCCTTGAAGTGCGTGTGGAAACTCGGCACGCTCATCCCGGCCGCGTCCGCCAGCTCGGTCACCCCCAGTTGCTGCGCATAGCGTGCGTGAATCAGCCGCAGCGACTTTCCGATACGGCCGAACGGCCCCCGCGCCGCCAAGGCTTCACGCATCGAGCCGCCCTGCGCGCCCGACAGCACACGAAAGTACAGTTCGCGCAGCAAGGACGGGCCCAGCACCGCAGCCTCCAGCGGGTCATGCATCGCTTCCAGGAAGCGCAGCACGGACAGTTGCATGGCGTCGTCCATGGGCGTTGACATCATGCTCTGCGGCGGTTGCACGTTCCGGGCGGTACCCACACGATCGATCTGCGCCGCCACGTCGGCCGCCAGCGCGAAGTCCAGGTGCAGATACAGCGCAAGCAAGGGCTGCTCAGGCGTCGCATCCGTTTCCATGCTGAACGGCACGGGCACCGACACGGCCAGGTATTGCTGCGCGTCGTACACATATAGCTGGTCACCAAAGTAACCCCGCTTGCGGCCCTGGCAGACGATCACGACACCCGGGTCGTACAGGACAGGCGTGCGCGACAAAGGCCGGTCGGACCGCAGGATCCGCACACTGGGCAGCGGTGTCAGGCTGTAGCCTTCTACCGGCGCAAGTGTCCGCAACCGCATCACCATGCGTTCCTGGATGGCGGTGGGCAAGGGCGGACTCTTGGTGCTGGCTGACGCGTTGCTCATAGTTTTGTGCAAGAAAATCAGCGGATTTGCGCTTAATCTGCGTTGACCGTCAGACTAGCATGCATCCTCCATCCCTTTTCAGGAGAGCGCAGGATGCGCAGCAGGACCTTGCTCATTACCGGCGTCAGCAGCGGCTTTGGCCGCGCGCTGGCGCAAGAAGCTTTGGCCGCAGGCCATACCGTTGTGGGCACCGTACGTAGCGTGCAGGCGAAACAGGACTTCGAGTCCCTGTCGACCCATGCAGCGTTCGGGCGCGTGCTGGACGTGACCGACGTTGACGCCATTGACGGGGTCGTTGCAGAGATCGAGGCGACCGTGGGTCCGATCGATGTCCTGGTCAACAACGCGGGCTACGGTCACGAAGGCACGATGGAAGAATCGCCGATGTCGGACCTGCGGCGGCAGTTCGACGTCAACGTGTTCGGCGCGGTCGCCATGATGAAAGCGGTGCTGCCACATATGCGCGCACGCCGCCGCGGCCACATCGTCAACATCACGTCCATGGGCGGCTACATCACGATGCCGGGCATCACGTACTACTGCGGCAGCAAGTTCGCATTGGAAGGGATCTCGGAAGCGCTGGGGAAGGAGGTCGCCGCGCTCGGCATCGCCGTCACCGCCGTGGCGCCCGGCTCGTTTCGCACGGACTGGGCGGGCAGGTCCATGGCGCGCACGCCAAGGTCGATCCCTGATTACGACGCCATCTTCGATCCGATCCGCAAGGCGCGGGAGCAGGTCAGTGGCAAGCAGCTGGGCGATCCGGCCAAGGCCGCGCGAGCAATGCTCGCCGTCATCGCGCTCGACCACCCTCCCGCGCACCTCCTGCTCGGCAGCGATGCCTTGAAGCTGGTGCGGGAAAAGATGGCGGCGCTGGAACGCGACATCGCGGAATGGGAAGCGGTGACGGTCTCGACAGACGGGTGACGGTTTCGGCAACCGGGCGGCCCGGCAGGTACTCCGGCTCAAAAAAACCCGACTTTTTGCCACATCTGCGCATGGGGTATTGCGGTGGCAAATGTGGCAAATTTCGGGAATTTTTTAATTTCAGAAGCCTGCCCGGGTGCCCGCGTGGAACGACGGGCCGCCCGGATCCGCAGCAGATTTCGGGCTAGGCGCCCTGCGTCAGGACCAACTGGAACTCGATTTCAACTTCAGCGCCCAACGGCAGGCCGGCCACGATGACCGACGTGCGGGCCGGGGGCACCTCGTCCTTGAAAAGCTCTTCCCACGCCTGGTTCATGCTGGCGGCGCCATCGGGTGACGTGCAGAACAACCGGGCGACGACCAGTTGCGACAGCGACCAGCCCTGCTCTTGCAACAGGGCCGTGAAGTTGGCCAGGATCTGCACGGTCTGCCCGTAGGCGCCCCCCGTTGCCAACGCGCCGGTCGCCGGGTCGAGCCCGACGAGTCCGGACACGAACGCAAAGGGATGGGCCACGACTACCGGGCTGTACCGGAATCGGGGCGCAGGCAGCGCCTTGGTGGGGACGACGACGCGCGGGCTTGCGGGGGAAGACGCCATCATCATTTCACGAACGCTTTCGACGCTTTCACGATCGCGCCAGCAATGGCCGGGCTTTGCGTGTCTGCCGTCACGAAGTGACTGGAAGGGCAGGCAATGTCGTACGTCATGGTGTCGCCACCCTGCTTGCCCTTGTCCATGTACGACATGATGGATGCCAGCCGATCGCTTTCCTGCGTCAGGAAATACTGCGGCACGCCCAGCGGCAACAGGTCCACCGGCGACGCCACCGCATAGTTCTTTTCCCACTGCGGATCAGCGCCCGAATTCAGCAGCTCGGGAATGACCGTCTTGCCGCGCGGCAACGCGGCAAACGCACGCAGGTCAGGCGTGCCATCGAGCGACACCACACCGACCAGCTTGAGCGGCGTCGGCGCATAGCCCGGCGCCGAGGCGTTCAGCTTGTGACGGCCCGCCAGCCACAGCGCGTAATGTCCGCCCGACGAATGACCGATGGAAATGACGCGCTTCAGGTCGATCGGATAACGCTCCGCCAGCACGCGAACATAGTCGGCGGCAGCCGCCACCGACTTGAACGATCCGGGCCATTCGCCGCCGCTGCCCAGCCGGCTGTATTCGATGTTCCAGGTCGCGATGCCGGCGTCGGTCAGCAGCTTGGCCACCGGCGCGGTGTAGTCCGAGTTCACGGACGCTTTCCACGAGCCGCCGTGCACCACGATGGCAAGCGGGAAGGGGCCGGTGCCCTTGGGCAAACGCAAGTCGCCATACTGATCGAGGCCTTCGCCGTAGTAGACCCGCGTCGCGTCCTGCATGGACTGCGCGCCGCGAATCTGCAACTGACGGAACAACGCGACTTCATCCGGACGCATGCCGGCCGGCGAAGCGTTCGGGCACTGGCCGACCTTGTCGACCAGGGTCACATCGGCGGCGTGGGAGGCGGCGCTGGCGCAGGCCAGCA
This window encodes:
- a CDS encoding cation:proton antiporter; protein product: MQLPVDFSPDPYILVLTGTGLLIALVAWLPLALRRLPLSLPIVCIALGAGIFLLPQVTLNPLPIRYPEITERFSEFVVIIALMGAGLKLDRIFSFRTWGVTWRLIAITMPLSIAAITLIAGWGMGLTWTAALLLGATLAPTDPVLAADVQVGPPKSGDEDKVRFGLTSEAGMNDGFAFPFVHLAIVLSLAATTGEPWLAKWLTYNVLWEIGAGVVGGYLIGRLFGWLTFHVPAKTKLVKTGDGLIAVSATFVSYGLTELIHCYGFLAVFVTALTFRHAHRDHEFQLEMHALTEQVERIAMMILLILFGGALVSGLLSALKWTDVVAVIVILLIVRPVAGLIGLIGHKADWQERLTLSFFGIRGVGSIYYLAYGLNHMENVQDAERLWSIVGLVILVSILMHGITVTPVMRNFDRSQGRDPDAEEATPPPGLQGKASGSKT
- a CDS encoding SDR family oxidoreductase, which codes for MQRTALVVGVTGIGGNHVARELLAKGWNVIGLSRRPPRDLPDVQHVAADLLDPQALSTALADVAPTHVFITTWMRQDTEAENIRVNAALVRNLLDALSARKSVRHVALVTGLKHYLGPFEAYAKSGTLPDTPLRESQPRLPLENFYYAQEDEVYAAAERDRFTWSVHRPHSIIGQAVGNAMNMGTTLAVYATICKETGRPFQFPGSEAQWKGLSDVTDARMLAKQLVWAADTDAAKNEAFNIVNGDVFRWSWLWPKLAEWFGVEPAGYNGQIQPLETAMAQDAPLWRDIATRHGLAEPDLDRLASAWHTDLDLGRPLEVMTDMANSRRLGFTAYQATDASFFELFERLRAQKLIP
- a CDS encoding AraC family transcriptional regulator, producing the protein MVMRLRTLAPVEGYSLTPLPSVRILRSDRPLSRTPVLYDPGVVIVCQGRKRGYFGDQLYVYDAQQYLAVSVPVPFSMETDATPEQPLLALYLHLDFALAADVAAQIDRVGTARNVQPPQSMMSTPMDDAMQLSVLRFLEAMHDPLEAAVLGPSLLRELYFRVLSGAQGGSMREALAARGPFGRIGKSLRLIHARYAQQLGVTELADAAGMSVPSFHTHFKAITQVSPMQYVKSTRLHQARLLMVRQDLTAEAASHAVGYTSPSQFSREFKRLFGLTPAAEANRLRQSFALPAAFDDATFVSSH
- a CDS encoding oxidoreductase, producing the protein MRSRTLLITGVSSGFGRALAQEALAAGHTVVGTVRSVQAKQDFESLSTHAAFGRVLDVTDVDAIDGVVAEIEATVGPIDVLVNNAGYGHEGTMEESPMSDLRRQFDVNVFGAVAMMKAVLPHMRARRRGHIVNITSMGGYITMPGITYYCGSKFALEGISEALGKEVAALGIAVTAVAPGSFRTDWAGRSMARTPRSIPDYDAIFDPIRKAREQVSGKQLGDPAKAARAMLAVIALDHPPAHLLLGSDALKLVREKMAALERDIAEWEAVTVSTDG
- a CDS encoding RidA family protein translates to MASSPASPRVVVPTKALPAPRFRYSPVVVAHPFAFVSGLVGLDPATGALATGGAYGQTVQILANFTALLQEQGWSLSQLVVARLFCTSPDGAASMNQAWEELFKDEVPPARTSVIVAGLPLGAEVEIEFQLVLTQGA
- a CDS encoding alpha/beta hydrolase, which encodes MFQRTLLSALLLACASAASHAADVTLVDKVGQCPNASPAGMRPDEVALFRQLQIRGAQSMQDATRVYYGEGLDQYGDLRLPKGTGPFPLAIVVHGGSWKASVNSDYTAPVAKLLTDAGIATWNIEYSRLGSGGEWPGSFKSVAAAADYVRVLAERYPIDLKRVISIGHSSGGHYALWLAGRHKLNASAPGYAPTPLKLVGVVSLDGTPDLRAFAALPRGKTVIPELLNSGADPQWEKNYAVASPVDLLPLGVPQYFLTQESDRLASIMSYMDKGKQGGDTMTYDIACPSSHFVTADTQSPAIAGAIVKASKAFVK